GGGGGAGGCGGGAGGTGCTGCTCCCCGGGAGCATGGAATACTCCGCGGTCACCCATCCTTCGCCCGCCCCTTTCTTGTGGGACGGAACAGTCCCCTCCACCGACGCCGTACACAGCACCCGCGTGTTTCCCATTTCGATCAGACAGCTTCCCGCCGCCGTCTGGATGTAATCGAGTTGAATGCGGGTTTCGCGCAGCTCGTGCGGCCGCCGCCCCCCCGAACGGACGGGAGCTTCGGCTTCGCCGCCCGATTTCGTCTCTTCAGGATTCACGATTCCAGCTCCGGGAAAGAAAAATACGCGCGGCGCGGGCTAGCCGCCGATGGCGCTCATCGTGCGCTTGGGCTGTTCGAACTCTTTTTGCCCGATCAGATGGCCGGGCGTTTTCGTGCGCACCACATCCGCCAGCCATTTCTTAATCTCATCGTCCGTGGCGCCGCCGCGAAGAAGGGATTTGATGTTGTGCTCCTCGAGGGAGAAAAGACAGGTGCGAATCTCGCCCTCCGCCGTCAGCCGAATCCGGTTGCAGGCCTGGCAGAAGGGGCGCGTCACCGAAGCGATGACGCCCACCTCTCCCTTGCCGTCCTTGTAGCGGTAGCGGGTGGCCGGGTCCGAGAGATGGCCGCTCACCAGCTCGAGCTCGCCCTCGGCCGAAAGCCCCGCCAGAATCTCCTCGGCGGAGAGGACTTTGTCCTTCTCCCAGCTCTTGTCTGCATCGAGCGGCATGTATTCGATAAAGCGGACGACGTGGCCCGTTTCGCGCGCCCATCTGGCAAAGCGGGGCAACTCTTCCTCGGTGAGCCCCTTGATCGCCACCGCGTTGATCTTGATCGGGCTGAAGCCCGCTTCCACGGCCGCCTCGATGCCCGCCATCACCTGCGAAAACACCTTGCGGCGCGTCATGAAGAGAAACTTGTTCTCATCCATCGTGTCGAGGCTGATGTTCACCCGCCGAAGCCCCGCCTCGAAAAGCCGCTTCGCCATCTCGGGGAGAAACACCCCGTTCGTCGTGAGGGCCATGTCCATCCCCGGCTGTATCTCGAGCATCTTCCGGATGAGGATATGAAGGTCCTTGCGCAGAAGCGGCTCCCCGCCCGTCAGGTGATAGCTCACGAAGCCCAACTCGGTGGTGAGGCGGACCACCCGGGCGATCTCCTCGTAGGTGAGGATTTCCTCGTGGGGCAGGAAGGTCATGCCCTCCTCGGGCATGCAGTAGAAGCACCGGAAGTTGCACCGATCCGTCACGGAGATCCGCAGGTCGTCGTGGGCGCGTCCGTAGTTGTCGTAAAG
The bacterium genome window above contains:
- the moaA gene encoding GTP 3',8-cyclase MoaA; this translates as MLYDNYGRAHDDLRISVTDRCNFRCFYCMPEEGMTFLPHEEILTYEEIARVVRLTTELGFVSYHLTGGEPLLRKDLHILIRKMLEIQPGMDMALTTNGVFLPEMAKRLFEAGLRRVNISLDTMDENKFLFMTRRKVFSQVMAGIEAAVEAGFSPIKINAVAIKGLTEEELPRFARWARETGHVVRFIEYMPLDADKSWEKDKVLSAEEILAGLSAEGELELVSGHLSDPATRYRYKDGKGEVGVIASVTRPFCQACNRIRLTAEGEIRTCLFSLEEHNIKSLLRGGATDDEIKKWLADVVRTKTPGHLIGQKEFEQPKRTMSAIGG